CGGAGGAACCTGTAGAGCAGGCCGACCTTCGAGCCCGAAACAACCACCTTCACGTCCAAGTGGTCGTAGATGTAGGCCAGCAGGGAGTCAAACCTGTACCCCGACCTCCTCAACTCCTGCGCCTCATCGAGCACCAGCACCTTACCCTCAAGCCGGTGGAGAATACCGAGGAGAGTTTGCTCACCCCTACCCCCCAGCCTCACCCTGAAACCTCCCACCCCAACCTCCTCGACATCGCTCAGAATCCTCCGCCCCCAGCTCTTGCGCTCCAGCTCCCCAGCGAGAAGGCTCAGAAACGAGCTCAGCGAGATCATCCCCTCAGGCAGAAGGCGGCAATCGATGAAAACGCTCTCGAAAGGCGCCTCACTCAGGTAGGTGAGGATGAGGGAAGTCTTCCCGTACCTACGGAGGCCCGTAACCAGCACCAGCTTACCGCCCCTAACCCCCCGGTCCAGCGCCTCCAGCTCCCGCTCCATATCGAAGAAATCCTCCCTCCTCCTCTTCGGCTCAGGAGAAAAGTACCCCAAGCTACCCCCCTAACCAAGTCACCCCCCTAACTTAAAAGCCTACCCTCAGGCGGGAGACCCGGCGAACCCGCGCGGAAACCATTAAGCACCACACCACGCCCACCCCCGCTCCGCCAGGAAAAGCCCAGAGAAACTGTAAGATGCAGACTAGACTTCAACCCCCAACCGGCTACAGCGAAACACGCACAGGAAGGAGACCCTTCAGAGCGCCCACAACCTCCCCGCCCAGCCTCTGAGGACCAGGCAGCACCCGAACCCCAAGCCGCTCAAGCGCATCCCTCGAGACAAGCCTCCAGCCCATCGAGTACCCAGCAGAGTACTGGAGGCCCGTCATGCGTGGCTGATACTCGTTCGAGCGCTGTGCACCAGTTCGATGTCCCTCGGCTTCACAACACTCACGATCCTTTTCAGCTGGTAAGGGTAGTAGTGGCCGGAAACCCTCATGGCGTAGCTCTGAACACCTAGCTTGGTGAATCAGTTCATAAGTGCACTGTTCTCTCCGACTTTTGACTCATCAGTGATAGAGAGAAAATCTGAAATTATTAATAGAGAAATTAGTATAAAAATACTTCTGAAAGCTTTCTTTGTATTAGAAATATATTAATGATCAGTCAAGGAGCACATTAAAGATTTTTTTGAAAGCTTTTTTAGCGTTTTCAGCACCTTTATGATTTGGATCAGCACACACGATTGCTAACATTTTTCCATTAGAATCTATTTCAATTAAAGCTCCCCCGCGCTCGCTGATGCTCCGATAGAAACTCAGGTGCTCTTGAGCTTCTTCATCTAGTTCCTCGCTCTCCAAAACTGAGTGGTTTGCACTTTCTTTAGATGTGTTCCAGACTGTAGGACTCACTATTATTACGCAATCGGCATAGAATTCATAAAGATATGATAAGGCCTTAAATCGCGAAGCAGCAAGGTAGCTTAGTCTCCTAGTGTACTTATAGTCTACAACTACTAGGTTCTCTTTACCTTCAATTTTCATTAATAAAATTGTATCGGGAAGGCCGCCCAATTTCTTAACCAAGGCCTGATCTATGCCATTGCTCAGAAGGCCGAAAGCCTTCGCTGTAGCAAGTCTTGAATTCACGTCCTGAGGTAGCGCGTTGTACGATATGTGAACGCGTTCGTTTCCCCGCTCAAGTGTGAGAACTCTGAACTCCTCACTCACATTTATCTTCCATGACTCGTCGTAGATTTTTTCCAGTAATGCTTCGAGGAGGAGGGTAAAACCGTAGAGCTCATACAGCTTACTCACCGGCAGCTTCAACGCTAACCTTTCTCCGAAGTCTCTTGCGTTCTTTTCTATTATGTGAACGTTCATACGCAGCTCTCTACGTAATTTGAGTAGAGGGCGGTATGCGCGGTACTCACGCGGTCTCATAACTGCGTTGAGGCGCACCCTAGCTTCCAGTTCGTTAAGCAGCCTTTCATCGCCAGCGATAACGCTAGCCTTTGGAATCAACTGCCGGAGTAGGGGTTCGTTTAGCAGATACTCATAGCTTGAGATGGTCTCGATTAATCGTTTGACGGCTATATCGACCAGTGGGTTACTTCCAGTATGTCGTGTACTGAGCAAGTTTTGTAGTATCCTTTTCAAGCGAGTTTCAATTTCAATTATCGTGGCAGCAAGTAGAAAGTTAGCGGGAGTCTCGTAACTCACCCTTGTGGTTTTTACCGGGACTGCGACGGGTAAATGCCTAGCCGCTAACTGGGTGTTGACTCTCCCAGCAATTGTATCAACATTAACGAGCATTAGTTCTTCAGCCATAAGGACTTGTAGTCTTTTCAAAGCCGATTTGACGGCTAATGTTAACTCCCTAAGCGTTTTCTGCGCTCTAACGACGTCTGCTACGCTACCCGTAATTACGAGATCGTCGCTGTAGACGCGTAGTCGTAACGGCTCGGCTAGCTTCAGCCTGCTGTAGAGGGAGAGGAGCGTTGTGAGAACGTAGTTTGCCATGAAATTAACTTCTGAATTTAATTTCATAGTTCTCTTAACATATTTATTTCTTTAAGGTAGAAACTATCAAAAGTTCTAACAGATTTTCTTAGATCTATCTCGTTTAGAATTTTTCTTATATTCTCTAAGGCGGAAGTAGGCAATCCTTCGAGTTGAGGGATCACTATCATCGCTACAGCATTATCAAGAGCCTCATCCTTATTAATCCCTTGATTTTCTAATTCACTTGCAATCTTTGCTACATCTATTAGAATTGCGACACCCAACTCGAGCCCAGCAGCTCTTAGTTTGCTATTCAAATCGAGGATACGTTCAATGATTCCAGCATCTTTACAATATAATCTCAGAATCTCTTGAATCTTGCTTGAATCTGGATTGCTTACCTCAATTACGGCAAAGCGCCGTAAGAGGGCATAACCTAAAGTGAAGAGGTAACGTCTATCATAGAGATTCATTGTGGCAATTACTCGAAGGTTCTCAGGAACTTTAAGCATATTGTCCTTCGAGTAGACTTCAAGCAGTAAAGAACCCCACCTATCTATTTTGCCGTCTCCCGCGTATGACCGCATCTCCTCTATGAGACTCTGAGGCACTCTCCACTCTTTCGGATCAGCGGTGCCAAATATTGTAAAAAACTCGCCAAACGCTCTATCGAGGTTAGCTCTGTTAATCTCATCAATAAGTAAGATCGCTCCATACCCGTTGCTTTCATGACAGCGAGCTATGGCTTCTAGCAGAGCACCGCATTTCCATACGACGTTACCACCAATGAACACGGGGCCGCCTACAACGTCAACCCTACTCCACTCACTTGTTGCCGTCTTCTCAACAAGCGGCACTTTATATATTTCTGCTAACATTTTAACTAGAATTGTTTTTCCAGTGCCAGGTGGTCCTACGAGTATAACGTGCTTCCCACTTTTAAGCGCGGCGATGAGCTCATACAGTACATCCTGATGGATTACTAACCCTTTATTCCGCAGCCCCTCTTCAATCTCTTCTACTCTTAATCGATCCAACCAGCTGACAGGTAGAGGCTGAGGACCGGTCGGTGGGGGTTGGCTAAGACGTTTCTTTAACAGTTCTCGGAGTTTATTAACTACAGCTATGTCGACTACGTGCTGAAGACCGCTTACAGCGTAATTCCTAAGCAAGCTAGTAAGCTCCTCATCCCCCCTCCAGGCTCCCGTACGGATAGACTCGTGAAGCCATAGAATCTGCATTTTATACCTGAACGGAAACACTACTTCACCTCTCCTCCTCTCCTCGGGCCAAAATAGGTTGAGAAAATCGAATTCACATTCGATAACCAAACCTGCTCCAATGATTCCGCTACCAGTTACGTAGAAGAGCACTACGTTCGGTTTATCACGCATCAAAAGAATACCTTCAAAGAGCTTAGCAGAGGAAGTTCGAACTCCTCCAGCTTCTTCGAATATTCCCTGGAACTGTTTCTTATCGATCCTTGAGCCCCAATAAGTGTGGTTTTCCTCGTATTCTAGGGCATACCTCAAGCTCCATTCCCAGTGCTCACGAGACCCGGCAGAGACCCAAAAATCAGCTTCGTCAAGCATCGCTCCGGGGTCTTTAAGCCACTTATCCAGTTGGTGACTAGGGATAGCAGAGCGGAAGTGAACCACACCAGTGTCTTTAAAACGTTAAAATAAATATTTTTCTTAGCCTAAGATCCTTTGAAGTAGTTCTTTATTTGCCAGCGCTTTATATACTAAATGAAAGTGTTTTCTTAGCTTTCTTCTCGCAGCAGGAAGCGGTAAATGTTCCACATCTTCGGGCTGTATGTATCGGTAGCCGGGCTGAAAACCATGAAATTGTTCACGCAGAGTAACGCGCATAATTCTTTCACGCAATAGATGGATGCCGCAACAGTCCGGCGCCGTGTTTAGGTCAAAAAACCCCTCTCTGCATAAACCAATAGTAAGTCCCCTTCTCGATAGTCTTTCAACAGCAAGTTCGTAAATGCTCCGTCTCCACTCTCGTCTTGGATGCTTGTGTGCCCCCCATGGGTACAGCTCCCAAAGGGCTGGATTAGTTAATCTTGTGAAATCAAGTTTTGGCATCACAACTTTGAAGCACTCAAGATCTTGCCAGCTCAAAATCCTCAATGCTTCGAGAATCACGTGTTTAGCTCCAACTGAGCGCGCTGTATCCGCATACTCTTCCAGGAATTCTGTGCTCGAGTTGAGATAGGGGATTAGCGGCTGCAGCCTTAAGACCACGGGGATCTGCTCATCTGTCAGCTTCTCTGCCGCTTTAAACCTCTCCGATGGAGGAGGCGCCCCCCTCTCCAGCTTTCTTGCAACTTCATCGTTCAGAAAGGCTATACTCAGTTGGACGATTGCTAGCCCCTCGCCTACTAGCTCCTTCACAGCGTCAAGCCATGGTCCCCGGGCTATCAACGTCGATTTCGTGCAGATAATGAGAGGGATTTCCAGCCTCTTTGCCACCTTCATAACCTCCAGTGCGATACCCAGCTTTTCCTCGATTGGTGGAAGGGGGTCAGTTAAAGCCGATAACCTGAACGGGGGCAGAGGCACACCTGAGCTGCGCCACTTCTCTAACGCTGCGCGAAGCAGCCTGGAATAATTCGTAATGGCTTTGAAACTTCTTCTATACCCAGGAAGAAATTTTGTATAACAGTATGAGCAGGAGTGTTGACACCCTATGTAGGGATCCAGGCGAAAGATGGAGTAGCAGAAGCACGACATTATCAGACCGGCGCCGATCACTAACTCTCCATCAAGCTGATCTCTCAGCACCGCGAATCCCTCATCATAAAACATGTACTCTCATTAAACTTAGCTAATCTTTGCTTAAAAGGCAGAAAGGCTTCGTTACGCTTTAAGCGTGCACTGTGGACGCGGTGGATTTTAAGTGCCCCCTACAATACCTCGCTAGGTTCCAGTGTTTGCTATTGAGTTCAGATCGCAGGTGAGGCGTCAGGCGAAGAGTTCAGAGGTTTCCACCCGGAGCGGGGTACGGCGTTGTCGAAGCACCTAGAGGTCGCGTGGAGCTACTACGGGAGGGCGGTGAAGCTCCTGTCGGAGGGCGACCCCTGCGACGCGGCCGAGAAGGTCTGGGTTGCGGTGTGGCACGTCACCCTGGCGCTCGCAGAGAAGTACGTGGGATCCACGAGGCCGCCGGAGGGAGTGACGTGGAGGGAGTTCGTGGAAAGCGCGTCGATGGGAGCTGGCTTGGGTGAGTGGGAGGCTGCAGAGAGGGGGGCCTCGAACCGGATGAGAGGTGTGCTCCGCGATGGGCAGTTTTCCGGGCCGTGACGACCGTCGAGCTGTACGGTGGGAAGGAGCTGCGAGGAGCTTGGGAGCAGGCTGGTTTCACTTCAGCTCAGCGCTGCTTATCACTGCTGTTAGCTGCAGGGGGCTCTTTGGACTATGGGGGTTTGTGGGTTTACGCTCGCTGCTGGCAGCCTGTTTTCGCGACGTCTACTATGCGGGCCAGGTAGCCCGGTAGGGCTCCGTGCCTCTTTATGTATTCGAGTGTGTGCTGCGTCAGGAGTGTGTGGAATCTGCTTTTCCTGTACTCTCCCCCTCTTCTGCCTAAGCGCCTGTTGATCAGCTCGATGGCTTCGTCGCACAGCTGGAGGGATGAGCTGCCGGCGATCTCCATGGCTTCGCAGAGCCATACCTCGTGGCAGGGCTTTGAGGGAAGCTGCTTCACCTTCCTCTTGTCAGCGCCGCTGAGGTTGGCTAGGTGCCTTTGAACGTGCTCCTCTGTAACTTCCCGTTCGAGGTCGTACACTATCAGGATGAGGTTGTAACCCTCCTTGAGGGCGCCCTCCACGTACCTGGCGAGCTTGTTGTCGCACGCGTTGACTGGCTGCGAGATCCTGTACTCGGCGACCGGCCACTCCACTTGCAGGCCCTGCTCCTCTCTTAGCCTCGATAGCAGCTTGAAGAGCTCGTCAAGCGCCTTCCTCGCGTAGGTGTTATCGATTACGATGTACAGGTTGCAGCGCACCCTTAACCCCTACTCGAGCTTCCCCAGCATTAAGCCGGAGAGGAGGGCCTCGCTGGTGGTGAGCCCCAGCTCGGCCAGCCAGCTCTTCAGCTCTTCGGGCGACTTAGCTCTAAGCGCCCTTGTTTCGCCCCTCTCCCACTTCAGGAGGACGAGCTCGTCCAGCCTCTTCAAGTAGTCCAGGACGACGGGCGAGTGCGTCGTGATGACTGCGTACGCGCCGCTGCTCCTGACCTCGTCGAGAAGGAACTGCTGGGCTAGGGGGTGCAGGCTGTTCTCGAACTCGTCTATAGCGATCACCGAGGGCTTCGAGAGAAGGGCAGCTTCCACGAGCAGCGCTTTCAGAGCGCCGTCGGGCTGCGAGGGCGGTAGAAGCTTAACCCCGTCGACCTGGATCGAGATGTAGACTCTCCCGTCGTCGGTGACCGGCATGCCCAGCTTCACCTCCTCGCAGCCCTCGAGAACGTACTCCAGCGCCCCTTCGACCTCCCTCGGGACCCTACCCTCTGTGATTGTGTAGAGGTAGGGTGCGAGGTTCGACCCGTCGCTCTTCAGCGCTTCCTCCCTGGTGAGAGGCTGTGGGGTTTTCAGCTCGGAGGACTTGACTCCCCGCAGGACGACTACCCCCTCTATGAACTCCC
This region of Thermofilum sp. genomic DNA includes:
- a CDS encoding ATP-binding protein, with translation MGYFSPEPKRRREDFFDMERELEALDRGVRGGKLVLVTGLRRYGKTSLILTYLSEAPFESVFIDCRLLPEGMISLSSFLSLLAGELERKSWGRRILSDVEEVGVGGFRVRLGGRGEQTLLGILHRLEGKVLVLDEAQELRRSGYRFDSLLAYIYDHLDVKVVVSGSKVGLLYRFLRLNDAEAPLYGRPYVEVKLGRLPADRAREFLRKGFEQEGVEVPEELVEEAVRRFDGVIGWLTYFGYATVTGGEPIDRILDRAAQLALSELEHALKIYGPGERRYREILRVVAALGEARWSEVRRGVEARLGRIPSNTLAAMLGNLVDSGFLEKGVGGYRIADPVLEHGIRRFW
- a CDS encoding MoxR family ATPase: MVHFRSAIPSHQLDKWLKDPGAMLDEADFWVSAGSREHWEWSLRYALEYEENHTYWGSRIDKKQFQGIFEEAGGVRTSSAKLFEGILLMRDKPNVVLFYVTGSGIIGAGLVIECEFDFLNLFWPEERRRGEVVFPFRYKMQILWLHESIRTGAWRGDEELTSLLRNYAVSGLQHVVDIAVVNKLRELLKKRLSQPPPTGPQPLPVSWLDRLRVEEIEEGLRNKGLVIHQDVLYELIAALKSGKHVILVGPPGTGKTILVKMLAEIYKVPLVEKTATSEWSRVDVVGGPVFIGGNVVWKCGALLEAIARCHESNGYGAILLIDEINRANLDRAFGEFFTIFGTADPKEWRVPQSLIEEMRSYAGDGKIDRWGSLLLEVYSKDNMLKVPENLRVIATMNLYDRRYLFTLGYALLRRFAVIEVSNPDSSKIQEILRLYCKDAGIIERILDLNSKLRAAGLELGVAILIDVAKIASELENQGINKDEALDNAVAMIVIPQLEGLPTSALENIRKILNEIDLRKSVRTFDSFYLKEINMLREL
- a CDS encoding radical SAM protein translates to MFYDEGFAVLRDQLDGELVIGAGLIMSCFCYSIFRLDPYIGCQHSCSYCYTKFLPGYRRSFKAITNYSRLLRAALEKWRSSGVPLPPFRLSALTDPLPPIEEKLGIALEVMKVAKRLEIPLIICTKSTLIARGPWLDAVKELVGEGLAIVQLSIAFLNDEVARKLERGAPPPSERFKAAEKLTDEQIPVVLRLQPLIPYLNSSTEFLEEYADTARSVGAKHVILEALRILSWQDLECFKVVMPKLDFTRLTNPALWELYPWGAHKHPRREWRRSIYELAVERLSRRGLTIGLCREGFFDLNTAPDCCGIHLLRERIMRVTLREQFHGFQPGYRYIQPEDVEHLPLPAARRKLRKHFHLVYKALANKELLQRILG
- a CDS encoding PaREP1 family protein, which codes for MSKHLEVAWSYYGRAVKLLSEGDPCDAAEKVWVAVWHVTLALAEKYVGSTRPPEGVTWREFVESASMGAGLGEWEAAERGASNRMRGVLRDGQFSGP